Genomic window (Culex pipiens pallens isolate TS chromosome 3, TS_CPP_V2, whole genome shotgun sequence):
GGTTTTGGAAAAGGTTGAATTATTAAAGATTCTCTTTCTAAATATTCTTTGATTTGAATAACGACAcggagtgtaaacaaagagtctatcctgctcgtacctaatgtaaacatcaactggcgtgagcaggatagactctttgtttacacttcggcttcggccctattataatgttttgctagaaatatTCAAGTTACAAATAAAATGCATGGTGTACAACCctcttgaaaatatatttttgcaattcggcTGTGAAActacggagtttttttttaaaggtccaataaaccaaatttccagtttttgctttttgggtgttttataAACAGCCTTGAGTAAggtgtatttaaaaacacccaaaaagcaaaaaaaaaataaatttggtttattggaccttttcaaaaaaaaaaaaaaaactccagaactgtAAAATTTTCCTATCCTTTTGGAGAaacaaaacggcctacttttccctagggaccatccataaaccacgtggacactttaggggggtttgtttggcgattgtccacgatcgataaaaaaagttttttttttgtgtacggACAAATGTCCACGAGGAGGGggagggttgagatttccacaaaactgtccacgtggtttatgtatGGTCCCCTACCAAACATAACTGAATGGAAAATTTGTACCTTTccataccagtgctgaaaagttctactttttagctctgaaatgggtgctgaaaagatgaaTGAACAACTattcaacactagtatcgaaaaataatatttttgcaattccgtcgtgaaactacttacttttcctgtcattcttgaacgacgaaatagcctacttttctgtaccaaaaataacagaatcgaatagcaacacttttctaaataaatgctgaaaagttctacttttcagcactcaaatgggtgctgaaaagttgaacttttcagcacttgtttcgaaaagtaacacttttcaacatttttttgattcaaacgatttatcgacaaaatacatgaaaatttgacttaaaatttcactcagtgtgtgttttttggaattgcaaaaaatgttgtatggaactcgttgtaaaacttgattttttcagcactcttcgtatttatccaactcggtgaacctcgttggataaatgtacgactcgtgctgaaaaaatcctctttttgcaacttgttgcataaactactattttcaatatatttttttgttttgaacggtgaattgactaaacacatgaatgtttgacaaaaccttCCATTCAAGaaacgtttttcggaattgcaaaaaatgttgtaagtaaCTAGTTACAAACctcgattaaaaaataataatttatcttCAGACAAGTTAATGTCTAAATatcctaatattttttaaatgttatgccCCAACCCTTCATAATAGGCTTGAAAAATCACTGCTtttgagattttaaaaataaacaaaaacaaatgaaaaccaTGGTCCCATACAAAAAAGTGCGAAAAGGAGAGCCTAGTCCAAATTTTAGTTACAGTGTAATGGGCTAATCTGGCAAAACCaattattgcgcgtattcccgaaaaagacacgcggcatatcaGTCTcggaacgacgcgccgcactttcgccAATgctcgctgtcaaatcccatttttattttagtgatcttcttcttcgaatcgccATGAATTGTTGCCAGGTATGATTTTTATTACACCAAAAGTGTATCTTTTTTATGCTAGACAGAAAAACACACCCCAAAGCAAAGTTCAACCCTTCaaatcaaacaacaacaaacggcCTCTCCGTGTTTATTCCTCTCGCCTCTCTCGAACAGCACGTGATACGAGCATAAATTGCTCTCCGTACAGCAAAAGGGCACTTTTATGAGCAGTGAGAGACAATCATTGCGAGAACCTGCTGACAATGACGATGATAATGTCCTCCCCTCAAACAAAACCCGCTTTCGATGATTGTTCGGTACAAGTCTTGATCAGTTTTTGGAAATGGcttacaaaacaaatttttgcttggttgtaaaattttaatattttaatgcagGCAAATTTCAGACACACTTCGCAGAAAATTGTTTATAAAACTTTGATAATTGTAAAATATTAGCATCGAAATGTACTTAATTCTGTTTTGTCGGGCGCTGGGAAAGGGCTGTTGATGGAGTATCACAAAGGAATCTTGGGGTAGTCAGTAAATTTCTATAGAGAATAGCAGAGTTAGGTTTGATAATAATTTACTTAGATTTCTTGTGTTTATCTGTGTTAAGAAAGTAAATTTTAGCAAGTTTCTGCTGTTTGCGATAATTTATTGTTGACAATGTGAGATATGTGCGTTTGTGCTGCTTAGTTtcgatttttggaatttaaattatgttttgttattctggtgttttaaatattttgttagtCTCAATCACGAGTCTCGACTGTTTTGTGGTAGCAAGAATTTGatttctctcgaggttcatttgcaaaaaaaagttcatccgtcaaatagaaaaccaaaagtgtcaacTGCGGGAATCggaccagagacctttgacagtcTAACCCAGTGatttaactgcctcggccaccacagcttggtgaataAGGAGTGGTCAGACGTCGAtctatgacacttgttggagatttattgtttcaattaaggAATAAAtacatttgttttgatggtgtgagttggcacacagaaaaaaatcaattctcgaaaccgtgaagtcagttcacgattatgagaaccacgaaggaatatattcacgtttatggagcaaatgcaccatactcatgaataaattccttcgtggatctcatattcgtgaacttaattcacgattacgggaattgatttttttctgtgcagcatTATTCTCTCGATATTCGATATTCGAACGAttccctcgactctgaatttttggtgtataaatttgtatggtttctttttttatttcgtctATTTGCTGGGTTCAGTTAAAGGTTGGGTTAAAAAACCTAACTAAGAAGTTGAAACATCTATTATCACCTGCAATTTAAAACAACATGAAGCTAATTAGATCAATAATTgtcgaatattttgaaaatgaggaTTATGCTAAAAAAGAGTTTTCTgacatttgattttatattgAAGGcactttaaatgaaaatttgatttcaactttctttgaattttagtgTGGCAATACATCAGCTCGAATGTATCGCCATAATGCCGTGAGTTCTCCAAGCTGAAATATCGAATAAcagtaaaataaaacaatcattCATTCATAAACTCACTAAATTTTCGTCCCAACTCAACATCCCATTCAAATCTGCCTGTCCCGCTCTAGTACTGCATTTCTCCAGTTTCATTGATACAATCAGGTTGGCAGCTCCAGTAGGGTAGTGTGCGTGTGTTTCCAGCCAGGCCACAGAAAGTCAGGGCCAAGTAATGGTCCGTCATTCATTACATGTATTTTCAATTGGTACTCCATTCATAATAACACTGCTGCAGTGGCCACAAGTTGCAAATCGATTTTGGCAATCAGTTTTCGGTATttaattttggtgaaaatttgcaGACTCTGATGAAAAGCGTTGTGTGGTAGTTTATTGCTGTAAGGTGAGTTGGATGTAGATTCGGTTCAAAAGTTTTGGAACAAATTGGAAGTGTTCCAGTGATTTGAGCAGGAAATCGATTTTTCTCTGCTCAATTATTACTGCGTGCGTGAGATGTACAAGATAATTTTTACATAAGTTTTAATCGTATGACCTGctttaacttgttttttttccgtcaatttggcaagatttttgtatttcttcaaTTGCGTCAGCACAAACCGCCTGTCAACTACAAGGGTTTCCCTCCCCGTGAGGGTGACAAAATTAGAAATACCATTAATCACGTGCCGTTTATTTATAGAACCGACAGGACAGGTGTGCAACTCCTACGCGTGGACGCCAAGATGGAGGTCAACAAGGATGAAGCGCAGCGGTGCATCGACATCGCGTTGCTTGCCTTCAAGGCGGGCAATCTGGACAAGGCCCGCAAGTTTGTGGATAAATCGAAGCGATTGTTTCCGATGAAGGCGGCCGACGATCTGCAGCGATTGATCCAGAGTGCTTCGAGCGGTCCTTCGTCGGCGCGTCAAGAAGACAACGCTGGTCCGCGCAGACGACCCACGGCCAACAAGGAGAACGAGAAACCTCAAGAACCGAAGCTGAACGTAGATTACACCCAGGAACAGCTAGACGTGGTGAAGCGGCTCAAAAAGTGCAAGGATTACTACGAAGTTCTGGGAGTCACCAAAGAGGCGACGGATTCTGAAATCAAGAAAGCCTACAAAAAGCTAGCCCTTCAGCTTCATCCGGACAAAAACAAGGCCCCAGGATCAGTGGAAGCGTTCAAGGCGCTGGGTAACGCGGTAGCCACCCTCACCGACGCCCAAAAACGAAAGGATTACGATCTGTACGGCAATCAGGAAAGCACCGGTGGCCACCACCGCCCGGGATACGCGGGTGGGGCGGGGCACAACCATCACTACGAGTACAGCTTTGGGCGGGGCTTCGAGTCGGACATCAATCCGAATGATTTGTTCAACATGTTCTTTGGGGGTGGATTTTCGCCCCAGCAGCACCAGCGGGGAAGGGCGCGCTGGCAGTCGCAGGAGTCGAACTCGGGCAGCCAACCGAGCTTGATCTTCGGGCTGGTGTTGTGCTTCATCGTTGTGTCGATGCTGTCGACGTTCTTCGCGTCCGATCCGCTGTACAGCCTGCAGCAAACGCCGTGAGTACACTTTGTCGCTTTGGGTTTCCTAGATtgctttttttctcaaataaatggtaaattgtaaattccgaatcgtgctatcttgtcgcacgtcgctttttgacgttccacgCAATAGAAACactaacaaacacgttttgtttggttcaccaatctgtgcattgtcccgaagtttggttgaattttgttACTGgattcccgagttataattgaaaatgtttacggtagtcgggcaagtacgtgtgtcaaacgcgttctgccCAAAACCGTTGTCACACTTACAGAAATTTTTAGAGTGTTTCATGATAGTTTTTTtagattagttttttttctgtttttgttgaaTCCAATTTCCCAatagattgtctttgaccacttttcgaaataactggttttttttattcaacctaATTTGCTATCCAGGttactaggggaacagcatctaattccagcgtgcctctaatgttggcaggtcagaactttgacattcaattaaagctaattaaaagcgttttcaactgaactcgagtgataaatagcgcaataagaagtgagcatgcaagtttctatcaaaagttttacaaaattagttgtttaaatagtcataatcagcaaattggatggagttaggagcgagtgcttaacctgccaaagatacgagaatttcccctaccatCCACttaaccacactgaaaaaaataatcagttttcagttatgagtaaTGCGATAAGCTTAAGCCCATATATATCTGTGAGCCCATACTTCCAaatgaaatgtggtcaaagacaatcttatggtaaattgaacgagctttccagttaaaatatttacgagacttgaaaaatcaagtctgtcatataaaaattgtcaaaaaccatctaAACCATTTTCCATCTCCAACCTGCATTTCTCgtaagtctttttgtaacatcttaggctattatcacaaaaattttgaacgaaaaaaaaa
Coding sequences:
- the LOC120422246 gene encoding dnaJ homolog subfamily B member 14-like; translated protein: MEVNKDEAQRCIDIALLAFKAGNLDKARKFVDKSKRLFPMKAADDLQRLIQSASSGPSSARQEDNAGPRRRPTANKENEKPQEPKLNVDYTQEQLDVVKRLKKCKDYYEVLGVTKEATDSEIKKAYKKLALQLHPDKNKAPGSVEAFKALGNAVATLTDAQKRKDYDLYGNQESTGGHHRPGYAGGAGHNHHYEYSFGRGFESDINPNDLFNMFFGGGFSPQQHQRGRARWQSQESNSGSQPSLIFGLVLCFIVVSMLSTFFASDPLYSLQQTPKYAVERRTLNFKIPYYVKENFVTEYQGSLSRLEHSVEEEYILYMKRSCYNERNYRDAMMARAKSFGSRTQINQAQQLKMPSCDALYKLGVGRVNY